A single region of the Nocardioides ochotonae genome encodes:
- a CDS encoding L-threonylcarbamoyladenylate synthase — MARYVDLHPDNPQRRLITKIADAMRDDDALVAYPTDSGYALGCRVGNRDGRDRILRIRGLDDRHHFTLMCSDFSQLGQLVKIDNSAFRAIRAATPGPYTFILPGMPDVPRRLLHPKKKTVGVRIPDHVIAQALLEELGEPMLSSTLILPGETEPRTMGWGVKEDLDHDVDIVIEAGETPAEPTTVVDFSDGPPEVIRRGAGDPSRFEG; from the coding sequence ATGGCGCGCTACGTCGACCTGCACCCGGACAACCCGCAGCGGCGGCTGATCACCAAGATCGCCGACGCGATGCGCGACGATGACGCGCTGGTGGCCTATCCGACCGACTCGGGCTACGCCCTGGGCTGCCGGGTGGGCAACCGCGACGGACGCGACCGGATCCTGCGCATCCGCGGCCTCGACGACCGCCACCACTTCACGCTGATGTGCAGCGACTTCTCCCAGCTCGGCCAGCTGGTCAAGATCGACAACTCGGCGTTCCGCGCGATCCGCGCCGCCACGCCGGGGCCCTACACGTTCATCCTCCCGGGGATGCCCGACGTGCCGCGGCGCCTGCTGCACCCGAAGAAGAAGACGGTCGGCGTGCGGATCCCCGACCACGTCATCGCCCAGGCGCTGCTCGAGGAGCTCGGGGAGCCGATGCTGTCCAGCACGCTGATCCTGCCCGGCGAGACCGAGCCGCGCACGATGGGCTGGGGCGTCAAGGAGGACCTCGACCACGACGTCGACATCGTGATCGAGGCGGGGGAGACCCCCGCGGAGCCGACGACCGTCGTGGACTTCTCCGACGGCCCGCCCGAGGTCATCCGCCGTGGTGCGGGCGATCCGTCGCGCTTCGAGGGCTGA
- a CDS encoding TOBE domain-containing protein has protein sequence MTTYRIAEAADLLGVSDDTMRRWAEAGRVPTSVASGRTVIAGADLAALAESLADQPDRDRTRASSVSARNRLDGIVTRVVKDTVMAQVEMICGRYRMVSLMSTEAAEELGLVPGARAIASVKSTNVVVERP, from the coding sequence GTGACGACCTACCGGATTGCGGAAGCCGCCGACCTGCTGGGCGTGAGTGACGACACCATGCGCCGCTGGGCGGAGGCCGGCCGGGTCCCGACCTCCGTCGCCTCGGGGCGCACAGTGATCGCCGGCGCCGACCTGGCCGCGCTCGCCGAGTCGCTCGCCGACCAGCCCGACCGCGACCGCACCCGCGCCTCCTCCGTGAGCGCGCGCAACCGCCTCGACGGCATCGTCACCCGGGTCGTGAAGGACACCGTGATGGCGCAGGTCGAGATGATCTGCGGGCGCTACCGGATGGTCTCCTTGATGAGCACCGAGGCCGCCGAGGAGCTGGGCCTGGTCCCCGGGGCCCGCGCGATCGCCTCGGTGAAGTCCACCAACGTGGTCGTGGAGCGGCCGTGA
- a CDS encoding ABC transporter permease, giving the protein MTHVRAVGLPRWLFVPAALGATLVLLPLVAMVLRVPWTDFPALVTGASAQEALWLSLRTSATSTVLCVLLGVPLAMVLARTSFRGQAVLRSLVLLPLVLPPVVGGIALLYTFGRRGLLGESLEVLGIQVAFTTAAVVLAQTFVALPFLVLSLEGSLRTAGERYDVVAASLGASPTTVFRRVTLPLTLPGLVSGAVLAFARALGEFGATITFAGSLEGVTRTLPLEVYLLRESDPDGAVALSLLLVVVAIAVIGATRQGRVPR; this is encoded by the coding sequence ATGACCCACGTCCGCGCCGTCGGCCTGCCCCGCTGGCTCTTCGTCCCTGCCGCCCTCGGCGCCACCCTGGTGCTGCTGCCGCTGGTGGCGATGGTGCTGCGGGTGCCCTGGACCGACTTCCCGGCCCTGGTCACCGGCGCCTCTGCGCAGGAGGCCCTGTGGCTCAGCCTGCGCACGTCGGCCACCAGCACCGTGCTGTGCGTGCTGCTCGGCGTACCCCTGGCGATGGTGCTGGCGCGCACGTCGTTCCGCGGCCAGGCGGTGCTGCGCTCGCTGGTGCTGCTGCCGCTGGTGCTGCCGCCGGTGGTCGGCGGCATCGCGCTGCTCTACACCTTCGGGCGCCGCGGCCTGCTCGGGGAGAGCCTGGAGGTGCTCGGCATCCAGGTGGCGTTCACCACCGCCGCGGTGGTGCTCGCCCAGACCTTCGTCGCGCTGCCGTTCCTGGTGCTCAGCCTGGAGGGCTCGCTGCGCACCGCCGGGGAGCGGTACGACGTGGTGGCCGCCTCGCTGGGAGCGTCCCCCACGACGGTGTTCCGCCGCGTCACGCTGCCGCTGACCCTGCCCGGCCTGGTGTCCGGCGCGGTGCTGGCCTTCGCGCGGGCCCTCGGGGAGTTCGGGGCGACCATCACCTTCGCCGGGAGCCTGGAGGGCGTGACCCGCACCCTGCCGCTGGAGGTCTACCTGCTGCGCGAGAGCGATCCGGACGGCGCGGTGGCGCTCTCGCTCCTGCTGGTCGTCGTGGCGATCGCGGTCATCGGCGCCACCCGGCAGGGTCGGGTGCCGCGATGA
- a CDS encoding exodeoxyribonuclease VII small subunit, with protein MATKTDTTGTAEQRPSYEQAREELIDVVRRLEQGGSTLEESLALWERGEQLARWCQEWLDGARERLDAAIASEDERD; from the coding sequence ATGGCCACGAAGACTGACACGACCGGGACCGCCGAGCAGCGCCCCTCCTACGAGCAGGCGCGCGAGGAGCTCATCGACGTGGTCCGCCGCCTCGAGCAGGGCGGCTCCACCCTCGAGGAGTCGCTGGCGCTGTGGGAGCGCGGCGAGCAGCTCGCCCGGTGGTGCCAGGAGTGGCTCGACGGCGCCCGGGAGCGCCTCGACGCCGCGATCGCCTCCGAGGACGAGCGGGACTGA
- a CDS encoding sulfate/molybdate ABC transporter ATP-binding protein, producing the protein MSAAPTAARSALEIDVRLDERDVEVALSLAPGETLAVLGPNGAGKSTLLATIAGLLRPDRGRVSIGGREVSGPDTWLAPHRRRVALLSQDPLLFPHLDVLDNVAFGPRSAGAGRRQARELARHWLGEVGVEDLAPRRPASLSGGQAQRVAVARALAAEPELLLLDEPMAALDVSVAPALRQVLRRVLAERSTVLVTHDVLDALLLADRVVVLEAGRVVEDGPTGDVLTRPRSAFAARVAGLNLLAGRWEDGVRTPDGRLVHGSVVGPQPAPGQDVVAVFRPEAVSVFDHAPGGSPRNVFDVTVTELEPVGGVVRVRAGALAADVTTRAVPDLDLVPGSRATFTVKATEVSVYLASANPTGPIGFEHDGAGHPERRPPVP; encoded by the coding sequence ATGAGCGCCGCGCCCACGGCCGCCCGCAGCGCCCTCGAGATCGACGTCCGCCTCGACGAGCGTGACGTCGAGGTGGCCCTGTCCCTGGCTCCGGGCGAGACCCTCGCCGTGCTCGGACCCAACGGCGCCGGCAAGTCGACGCTGCTGGCCACCATCGCCGGACTCCTGCGCCCCGACCGGGGCCGGGTGAGCATCGGCGGGCGGGAGGTCAGCGGACCCGACACCTGGCTCGCCCCGCACCGGCGCCGGGTGGCGCTGCTGTCGCAGGACCCGCTGCTCTTCCCCCACCTCGACGTGCTCGACAACGTCGCCTTCGGCCCACGCAGCGCGGGCGCCGGGCGCCGCCAGGCACGCGAGCTGGCACGCCACTGGCTGGGCGAGGTCGGCGTCGAGGACCTCGCCCCGCGGCGTCCCGCCTCGCTCTCCGGAGGACAGGCGCAGCGGGTGGCGGTGGCCCGCGCCCTCGCGGCCGAGCCCGAGCTGCTGCTGCTCGACGAGCCGATGGCCGCGCTCGACGTCTCGGTGGCCCCCGCGCTGCGCCAGGTGCTGCGTCGCGTCCTCGCCGAGCGCAGCACCGTGCTGGTCACCCACGACGTCCTCGACGCGCTGCTGCTCGCCGACCGGGTGGTCGTGCTGGAGGCCGGGCGCGTGGTCGAGGACGGCCCGACCGGCGACGTGCTCACCCGCCCCCGCAGCGCGTTCGCGGCCCGCGTCGCCGGGCTCAACCTGCTCGCCGGGCGCTGGGAGGACGGCGTCCGCACCCCCGACGGCCGCCTCGTCCACGGCAGCGTCGTCGGCCCGCAGCCCGCCCCCGGCCAGGACGTGGTCGCGGTGTTCCGCCCCGAGGCGGTGTCGGTGTTCGACCACGCCCCCGGCGGCAGCCCGCGCAACGTCTTCGACGTCACCGTCACCGAGCTCGAGCCCGTCGGTGGCGTCGTGCGGGTGCGGGCGGGGGCGCTCGCCGCCGACGTGACGACCCGCGCCGTACCCGATCTGGACCTCGTGCCGGGCTCCCGGGCGACCTTCACGGTCAAGGCGACGGAGGTCTCGGTCTACCTCGCGTCAGCGAACCCGACCGGACCGATAGGGTTCGAGCATGACGGAGCCGGACACCCTGAGCGTCGACCCCCAGTCCCCTGA
- a CDS encoding SDR family NAD(P)-dependent oxidoreductase, with protein sequence MDAPLNGQVAVVTGGSRGLGRAIAQALGEAGASIVIGALPGDGVEQAVAELRRSGIRAEGRDTDVADLAQVEALRDVAIMLGGLDIWINNAGTGSPYGPTHLLDPTDFERVLDANVRGVFHGTRTAVQTMLAQGSGQVVNVWGKGSAKPVPLQNAYAASKAWNRMFTRAVRQEVAGTGVQVHGFDPGLVRTAMLRHVTVMPGMEKRVRALPVVVGLWGQAPEVAARPVLELVTGQRRGDYEDLTPRRVIGRGVRSLVRGDLRRNRRMSLDVTVRGD encoded by the coding sequence ATGGACGCACCGCTCAACGGCCAGGTGGCCGTCGTCACCGGCGGGAGCCGTGGTCTCGGCCGCGCCATCGCGCAAGCGCTCGGGGAGGCCGGGGCGAGCATCGTCATCGGTGCGCTTCCCGGCGACGGCGTCGAGCAGGCCGTCGCAGAGCTGCGCCGCAGCGGGATCCGCGCGGAGGGCCGCGACACCGACGTCGCCGACCTCGCGCAGGTCGAGGCGCTGCGGGACGTGGCGATCATGCTGGGCGGTCTGGACATCTGGATCAACAACGCCGGCACGGGCAGCCCCTACGGCCCCACCCACCTGCTGGACCCCACCGACTTCGAGCGGGTCCTCGACGCCAACGTGCGCGGCGTCTTCCACGGCACCCGCACCGCCGTGCAGACGATGCTGGCGCAGGGGAGCGGCCAGGTCGTCAACGTCTGGGGCAAGGGGTCGGCCAAGCCGGTGCCGCTGCAGAACGCCTACGCCGCGTCGAAGGCGTGGAACCGGATGTTCACCCGGGCCGTGCGCCAGGAGGTGGCCGGCACCGGCGTACAGGTCCACGGCTTCGACCCCGGCCTGGTCCGCACCGCGATGCTGCGCCACGTCACCGTGATGCCGGGCATGGAGAAGCGGGTGCGGGCGCTGCCCGTGGTCGTCGGCCTGTGGGGCCAGGCCCCGGAGGTCGCGGCCCGACCGGTGCTGGAGCTGGTGACCGGCCAGCGCCGAGGCGACTACGAGGACCTGACGCCGCGCCGCGTCATCGGGCGCGGAGTGCGCTCGCTGGTGCGCGGCGACCTGCGCCGCAACCGCCGGATGTCGCTGGACGTCACCGTGCGTGGAGACTGA
- a CDS encoding exodeoxyribonuclease III has product MRLATWNVNSLRSRIDRVEAFLERHDVDVLALQETKAKVDQLPLMGLQARGYEVAAAGTSQWNGVAIISRVGLEDVQVGFEGMPGYGDPVAPEARAIGATCGGVRVWSLYVPNGRKPDDPHYVYKLDWLARLREAALEWRDGDTALVGDWNIAPLDEDVFDIKQFARSTHVTPPERAAFQRFIDDGYVDVVRPHTPGPEVYTYWDYFRQRFERNRGLRIDFVLGSPSLAKRVTHAFIDREERAGTGASDHAPVVVDLD; this is encoded by the coding sequence GTGCGCCTCGCGACCTGGAACGTCAACTCCCTCCGCTCCCGCATCGACCGTGTCGAGGCCTTCCTCGAGCGCCACGACGTCGACGTCCTCGCGCTCCAGGAGACCAAGGCCAAGGTCGACCAGCTGCCGCTGATGGGCCTGCAGGCCCGCGGCTACGAGGTCGCCGCCGCCGGCACCAGCCAATGGAACGGCGTGGCGATCATCAGCCGCGTCGGCCTCGAGGACGTGCAGGTCGGCTTCGAGGGCATGCCCGGGTACGGCGACCCGGTCGCCCCGGAGGCCCGCGCGATCGGCGCGACGTGCGGCGGCGTACGCGTGTGGAGCCTGTACGTCCCCAACGGCCGCAAGCCCGACGACCCGCACTACGTCTACAAGCTGGACTGGCTGGCGCGGCTGCGCGAGGCGGCCCTGGAGTGGCGTGACGGCGACACCGCGCTGGTCGGCGACTGGAACATCGCCCCGCTCGATGAGGACGTGTTCGACATCAAGCAGTTCGCGCGGTCCACGCACGTCACCCCGCCGGAGCGCGCGGCGTTCCAGCGCTTCATCGACGACGGCTACGTCGACGTCGTACGACCGCACACGCCGGGCCCGGAGGTCTACACCTACTGGGACTACTTCCGCCAGCGCTTCGAGCGCAACCGCGGCCTGCGCATCGACTTCGTGCTCGGCTCGCCCTCGCTGGCGAAGCGGGTCACCCACGCCTTCATCGACCGCGAGGAGCGCGCCGGCACCGGCGCCTCCGACCACGCCCCGGTCGTCGTCGACCTCGACTGA
- a CDS encoding 4-hydroxy-3-methylbut-2-enyl diphosphate reductase, with translation MTTHVGMPPVLSAEEAEKAVLLAAPRGYCAGVDRAVVTVEEALGLYGAPVYVRKQIVHNKHVVSDLEARGAIFVEELDEVPAGATVVFSAHGVSPAVHAQAAERELKTIDATCPLVTKVHHEAKRFAADDYDILLIGHAGHEEVEGTAGEAPEHIQLVEGPQDVAGITVRDPKRVAWLSQTTLSVDETLETVAAIRERFPDLLDPPSDDICYATQNRQLAVKEIAPQSDLLIVVGSGNSSNSVRLVEVALEAGARASYRVDDASEIEESWLEGVRSVSVTSGASVPEELVQGVLSFLAERGFPEARAVHSAEESLIFSLPKELRRDLKAAAAAKG, from the coding sequence ATGACTACCCACGTGGGCATGCCGCCGGTCCTGAGCGCCGAGGAGGCCGAGAAGGCCGTCCTCCTGGCGGCGCCGCGTGGCTACTGCGCGGGCGTCGACCGCGCGGTGGTCACGGTCGAGGAGGCACTGGGCCTCTACGGCGCTCCGGTGTACGTGCGCAAGCAGATCGTCCACAACAAGCACGTCGTCTCCGACCTGGAGGCGCGCGGCGCGATCTTCGTCGAGGAGCTCGACGAGGTCCCGGCCGGCGCCACGGTGGTGTTCTCGGCCCACGGCGTGTCGCCCGCGGTGCACGCCCAGGCCGCCGAGCGCGAGCTGAAGACGATCGACGCGACCTGCCCGCTGGTGACCAAGGTCCACCACGAGGCCAAGCGCTTCGCCGCCGACGACTACGACATCCTGCTGATCGGCCACGCCGGGCACGAGGAGGTCGAGGGCACCGCCGGGGAGGCGCCCGAGCACATCCAGCTCGTGGAGGGCCCCCAGGACGTCGCCGGCATCACCGTCCGTGACCCGAAGCGGGTGGCCTGGCTCTCCCAGACGACGCTCTCGGTCGACGAGACCCTCGAGACCGTGGCCGCGATCCGCGAGCGCTTCCCCGACCTGCTCGACCCGCCGAGCGACGACATCTGCTACGCCACCCAGAACCGCCAGCTGGCGGTGAAGGAGATCGCGCCGCAGTCGGACCTGCTGATCGTGGTCGGCTCGGGCAACTCCTCCAACTCGGTGCGCCTGGTCGAGGTCGCTCTCGAGGCGGGCGCGCGGGCGTCGTACCGCGTCGACGACGCCTCGGAGATCGAGGAGTCCTGGCTCGAGGGGGTGCGCTCGGTGAGCGTGACCAGTGGCGCCAGCGTGCCCGAGGAGCTGGTGCAGGGCGTGCTGTCCTTCCTCGCCGAGCGGGGCTTCCCCGAGGCGCGCGCCGTGCACAGCGCCGAGGAGTCGCTGATCTTCTCCCTGCCCAAGGAGCTGCGGCGCGACCTGAAGGCCGCCGCGGCGGCGAAGGGCTGA
- the xseA gene encoding exodeoxyribonuclease VII large subunit, which produces MALDTSLESPAPVRQIANAISGWVDRLGPVWVEGQVAQLNRRPGMATVFLTLRDTVADISITVTASRTYIDGLNPPLVEGASVVVHAKPSYYANRGTLSLQARTIRMVGLGELLARLERRRQLLAAEGLFAAELKRPLPFLPGCVGLVTAPNSAAERDVLENARRRWPAVRFEVAYAAMQGPRATNEVIEGLERLDRDPAVEVIVIARGGGSVEDLLPFSDEGLVRAVAKVRTPVVSAIGHEPDSPLLDLVADVRASTPTDAAKLVVPDVVEELRGIERARDRLRAGVHALVAREQAGLDALRSRPALADPRSLLDARGQEVLALRDRTRRTLSHLLDRAADDIGHQRARARALSPLETLRRGYAVLQDSEGHVVTSVADVAAGEALSVRVADGRIHATTTDIRPDLPEDPDGHED; this is translated from the coding sequence ATGGCCCTGGATACCTCGCTGGAGTCGCCGGCGCCCGTGCGGCAGATCGCCAACGCGATCTCCGGCTGGGTCGACCGGCTCGGCCCGGTGTGGGTCGAGGGCCAGGTGGCCCAGCTCAACCGCCGCCCCGGGATGGCCACGGTCTTCCTCACGCTGCGCGACACGGTCGCCGACATCTCGATCACGGTCACCGCCTCGCGCACCTACATCGACGGGCTCAACCCGCCACTGGTCGAGGGCGCGAGCGTGGTCGTGCACGCCAAGCCGTCGTACTACGCCAACCGCGGCACCCTCTCGCTGCAGGCCCGCACGATCCGGATGGTCGGACTCGGCGAGCTGCTGGCCCGCCTCGAGCGCCGCCGCCAGCTGCTGGCCGCCGAGGGGCTCTTCGCCGCCGAGCTCAAGCGCCCGCTGCCGTTCCTGCCCGGCTGCGTCGGGCTGGTCACCGCGCCCAACAGCGCCGCCGAGCGCGACGTCCTCGAGAACGCCCGCCGCCGCTGGCCCGCCGTCCGCTTCGAGGTCGCGTACGCCGCGATGCAGGGCCCCCGCGCCACCAACGAGGTGATCGAGGGGCTCGAGCGCCTCGACCGCGACCCGGCCGTCGAGGTCATCGTCATCGCCCGCGGCGGCGGCTCGGTGGAGGACCTGCTGCCGTTCTCCGACGAGGGCCTGGTCCGCGCGGTCGCCAAGGTCCGCACCCCGGTGGTCTCCGCCATCGGCCACGAGCCCGACAGCCCGCTGCTCGACCTGGTCGCCGACGTCCGCGCCTCCACGCCCACCGACGCGGCCAAGCTCGTCGTGCCCGACGTCGTGGAGGAGCTGCGCGGGATCGAGCGCGCCCGTGACCGGCTCCGCGCCGGCGTCCATGCGCTGGTCGCCCGGGAGCAGGCCGGCCTCGACGCGCTGCGCTCGCGCCCCGCGCTCGCCGACCCCCGCTCGCTGCTCGACGCCCGGGGCCAGGAGGTGCTCGCGCTGCGCGATCGCACCCGCCGCACCCTGTCCCACCTGCTCGACCGCGCGGCCGACGACATCGGCCACCAGCGGGCCCGCGCCCGCGCCCTCTCGCCGCTGGAGACGCTGCGGCGCGGCTACGCCGTGCTCCAGGACAGCGAGGGACACGTCGTCACCTCGGTCGCCGACGTCGCGGCGGGCGAGGCCCTCAGCGTGCGCGTGGCCGACGGCCGCATCCACGCCACCACCACCGACATCCGACCCGACCTCCCGGAGGACCCCGATGGCCACGAAGACTGA
- the modA gene encoding molybdate ABC transporter substrate-binding protein — protein sequence MSTARTRAAALLATLALLTGTAACGDADDSPTLTVYAAASLQAPLDELVEDFERSHDGVEVVVSYAGSSDLVAQLGEGARADVLATADTATMDRLVAEGLAAGEPQVFATNTLSIAVPPGNPAGVTGLADLAREDLSVVVCAPQVPCGAAARRLADVAGVRLAPDSEEQSVTDVLGKVASGEADAGLVYVTDVLAAGDRVEEVAVPEAARAVNDYPVTVLADAREDALAAELVDLLLGETGQRALERAGFGPPR from the coding sequence GTGAGCACCGCGCGGACCCGAGCCGCGGCGCTGCTCGCCACCCTTGCCCTGCTCACCGGCACCGCCGCCTGCGGCGACGCCGACGACTCCCCCACCCTCACGGTGTACGCCGCGGCGTCGCTGCAGGCTCCCCTGGACGAGCTCGTCGAGGACTTCGAGCGCAGCCACGACGGGGTCGAGGTCGTCGTGAGCTACGCAGGCTCCTCGGACCTGGTCGCCCAGCTCGGCGAGGGTGCCCGCGCGGACGTGCTGGCCACCGCCGACACCGCCACGATGGACCGGCTGGTCGCCGAGGGCCTCGCCGCGGGCGAGCCGCAGGTCTTCGCGACCAACACGCTGAGCATCGCGGTCCCGCCCGGCAACCCGGCGGGCGTCACCGGTCTCGCCGACCTCGCCCGCGAGGACCTCTCCGTCGTCGTGTGCGCGCCGCAGGTCCCGTGCGGGGCCGCGGCGCGGCGCCTGGCCGACGTCGCCGGCGTCCGACTGGCCCCCGACAGCGAGGAGCAGTCGGTCACCGACGTGCTCGGCAAGGTCGCCTCCGGCGAGGCCGACGCCGGGCTGGTCTACGTCACCGACGTCCTCGCCGCCGGCGACCGGGTCGAGGAGGTCGCGGTCCCCGAGGCCGCGCGGGCGGTCAACGACTACCCGGTCACCGTGCTCGCCGACGCCCGCGAGGACGCCCTCGCCGCCGAGCTCGTCGACCTCCTCCTCGGCGAGACCGGCCAGCGAGCACTGGAGCGGGCCGGCTTCGGCCCGCCGCGCTGA
- a CDS encoding DNA recombination protein RmuC, whose translation MQTVTIFLALALGLGLGVLLGVLWARSRPAHVEALGQGMVDQAEVMQGLDRLSDQMQALEHARAVWQGQFAQQVDDMRHTTDTLRQETRTLSTALRKPQVRGRWGEMHLRRAVELAGLVDRCDFSEQVRLEDGALRPDLVVQLVGGRQVVVDAKVPLDAYLDATGSSDDEERAAHLLRHARQLRTHVDALSAKAYWRSLPQTPEFVVLFVPAESFLAAALETDNSLLEHAATRQIVLATPTTLIALLRTVAQGWTHEAIAEQAREIHQLGRELHARLGTMSGHLDAVGRSLNAAVGHYNSTVASMESRVLVAARRFSDLSVTDDELPGPRTVELRAVPRRAAGESDAEDPTVAL comes from the coding sequence ATGCAGACGGTGACGATCTTCCTGGCGCTGGCCCTCGGACTGGGTCTCGGCGTGCTCCTCGGGGTGCTCTGGGCGCGCTCGCGCCCCGCGCACGTCGAGGCGCTGGGGCAGGGCATGGTCGACCAGGCCGAGGTGATGCAGGGCCTCGACCGGCTCAGCGACCAGATGCAGGCCCTCGAGCACGCCCGCGCGGTGTGGCAGGGACAGTTCGCCCAGCAGGTCGACGACATGCGCCACACCACCGACACCCTGCGCCAGGAGACCCGCACCCTGTCCACGGCGCTGCGCAAGCCGCAGGTGCGCGGCCGGTGGGGCGAGATGCACCTGCGCCGGGCCGTCGAGCTGGCCGGGCTCGTCGATCGCTGCGACTTCTCCGAGCAGGTGCGCCTCGAGGACGGCGCGCTGCGCCCCGACCTCGTCGTCCAGCTCGTCGGGGGCCGTCAGGTGGTCGTCGACGCCAAGGTCCCGCTCGACGCCTACCTCGACGCCACCGGCTCCAGCGACGACGAGGAGCGCGCGGCCCACCTGCTGCGCCACGCCCGCCAGCTGCGCACCCACGTCGACGCCCTCTCCGCGAAGGCCTACTGGCGCTCGCTGCCCCAGACCCCGGAGTTCGTGGTGCTGTTCGTGCCAGCCGAGTCGTTCCTCGCCGCCGCGCTCGAGACCGACAACTCCCTGCTCGAGCACGCCGCGACCCGCCAGATCGTGCTGGCCACGCCGACGACGCTGATCGCGCTGCTGCGCACCGTGGCGCAGGGCTGGACCCACGAGGCGATCGCCGAGCAGGCCCGCGAGATCCACCAGCTCGGTCGCGAGCTGCACGCCCGCCTCGGCACCATGAGCGGCCACCTCGACGCGGTCGGGCGCTCCCTCAACGCCGCAGTCGGGCACTACAACTCCACCGTCGCCTCGATGGAGTCGCGGGTGCTGGTCGCGGCCCGCCGCTTCTCCGACCTCTCGGTCACCGACGACGAGCTGCCCGGCCCCCGCACCGTCGAGCTGCGCGCGGTTCCCCGGCGCGCCGCGGGCGAGTCGGACGCCGAGGACCCTACGGTGGCGCTGTAG
- a CDS encoding DUF6542 domain-containing protein → MSRPRTLWEQGNDPGLQVAALAVAITLSAVVLELRIGGDVAWFTDVVFVSACVAAALLVRMADFFTVGVLPPLLMLGVFAMLATTTRETIAHPEDGFVQAVVTGLSGHSLALVVGYALALGVLAIRHRVQVQGKPLISPRSATDRPHHGG, encoded by the coding sequence GTGAGCCGTCCCCGGACCCTGTGGGAGCAGGGCAACGATCCCGGCCTGCAAGTCGCCGCCCTCGCCGTCGCGATCACCCTCAGCGCCGTCGTGCTCGAGCTGCGCATCGGAGGCGACGTCGCCTGGTTCACCGACGTCGTGTTCGTCTCCGCCTGCGTGGCCGCCGCGCTGCTGGTGCGGATGGCCGACTTCTTCACCGTCGGGGTGCTGCCGCCGCTGCTGATGCTCGGCGTCTTCGCGATGCTCGCGACCACCACCCGGGAGACGATCGCGCACCCCGAGGACGGGTTCGTCCAGGCGGTCGTGACCGGGCTGTCCGGGCACAGCCTCGCCCTGGTGGTCGGCTACGCCCTGGCCCTCGGCGTGCTCGCCATCCGGCACCGGGTCCAGGTGCAGGGCAAGCCCCTGATCAGCCCTCGAAGCGCGACGGATCGCCCGCACCACGGCGGATGA
- a CDS encoding DUF4245 domain-containing protein, whose translation MSEQGGTGQAGGQGGPNPGGSGRRYQTSMAGMVGAMLVLLVAIGGFMLLRSVTTDAPEVEVEAVDYLSAVRDQQRIDRRVVYPRTLPEGWKATSIDYVPGRQPAWGIGMLTDEGKFVGVRQQDESADVLLDQFVDEDTTTEESLVTPGAIAPEWDGYSDEGGDTAFAAEVGNETILVFGSADAEDLATLVDLLTFAPVDITDPGAATWSPDPGSPSSSPR comes from the coding sequence GTGAGCGAGCAGGGCGGAACAGGGCAGGCCGGAGGCCAGGGCGGACCGAACCCGGGCGGATCGGGCCGGCGCTACCAGACCTCGATGGCTGGCATGGTCGGCGCGATGCTGGTGCTGCTGGTGGCGATCGGCGGGTTCATGCTGCTGCGCAGCGTGACCACCGACGCGCCGGAGGTCGAGGTCGAGGCCGTCGACTACCTCAGCGCGGTCCGCGACCAGCAGCGCATCGACCGCCGGGTCGTCTATCCCCGCACCCTGCCGGAGGGCTGGAAGGCGACCTCCATCGACTACGTCCCCGGTCGGCAGCCGGCCTGGGGCATCGGCATGCTCACCGACGAGGGCAAGTTCGTCGGCGTGCGCCAGCAGGACGAGTCGGCCGACGTGCTGCTCGACCAGTTCGTCGACGAGGACACCACCACCGAGGAGTCCCTCGTGACGCCGGGCGCGATCGCCCCGGAGTGGGACGGCTACTCCGACGAGGGCGGCGACACCGCGTTCGCCGCGGAGGTCGGCAACGAGACCATCTTGGTCTTCGGCTCCGCCGACGCCGAGGACCTCGCGACCCTGGTGGACCTGCTCACCTTCGCCCCGGTCGACATCACCGACCCGGGGGCCGCGACCTGGAGCCCGGACCCGGGCAGCCCCTCGTCCTCACCCCGCTGA